The following are encoded together in the Pseudomonadota bacterium genome:
- a CDS encoding PQQ-dependent sugar dehydrogenase produces the protein LFVGALSPAYAQTSASVIADNLNHPWSVAFLPGGDFLVTERRGNLLRISPSGEKTEISGVPDVVTGGQAGLFDVVLSPDFARDSFVYLSYAGEGEDGSNTEVAHARLDLDTNALTDFQVIFRAEPKVSGKNHYGGRLLFTPDGTLFITLGDRYEYRDEAQNPENHLGKIVRLKDGKTEIYSRGHRNVQGIALQPGTVRIWTHEHGARGGDEVNILKPGANYGWPLVTYGVDYSGAIISSRQTAPGIEPPVVYWTPSIAPSGMAFYTGDSFPAWKGDLFVGALAGQHLRRLDVEGDRIVGQEVLLEGLGQRIRDVRMGPDGYLYILTDEDNGQLVRLREP, from the coding sequence CCCTTTTTGTTGGCGCTCTTTCCCCGGCCTATGCCCAGACCAGTGCCTCTGTGATCGCAGATAATCTGAACCATCCGTGGTCGGTCGCTTTCCTGCCCGGGGGTGATTTTCTGGTGACCGAACGGCGCGGCAATCTTCTGCGCATTTCGCCTTCGGGTGAGAAAACGGAAATCAGCGGTGTTCCAGATGTCGTCACGGGCGGCCAGGCGGGCCTGTTTGATGTTGTCCTGTCACCGGATTTTGCCAGGGATAGTTTTGTCTACCTGTCCTATGCCGGCGAAGGAGAAGACGGGAGCAATACCGAAGTTGCCCATGCGCGCCTTGATCTGGATACGAATGCTTTGACAGACTTCCAGGTCATCTTCCGGGCTGAACCCAAAGTAAGCGGCAAAAACCACTACGGCGGACGGCTGCTGTTCACGCCGGACGGCACATTGTTCATTACTCTGGGTGACAGATACGAATACAGGGACGAAGCACAGAACCCGGAAAACCATCTGGGAAAGATCGTCCGGCTGAAGGACGGCAAGACTGAAATTTACTCCCGCGGCCATCGCAACGTGCAGGGCATTGCGCTGCAGCCCGGCACAGTCCGGATCTGGACGCACGAGCATGGCGCCCGCGGCGGGGACGAGGTGAATATCCTGAAACCCGGGGCCAATTACGGCTGGCCGCTTGTTACCTATGGCGTCGACTATTCCGGTGCGATCATCTCTTCCCGGCAAACGGCCCCCGGGATCGAGCCGCCCGTGGTGTACTGGACCCCGTCCATCGCCCCCAGCGGCATGGCGTTCTATACGGGCGACAGTTTTCCGGCGTGGAAGGGCGACCTGTTCGTGGGTGCGCTGGCGGGCCAGCACCTGCGCCGTCTGGATGTGGAGGGCGACCGCATCGTCGGCCAGGAGGTTCTGCTGGAAGGCCTCGGCCAGCGCATCCGCGACGTGCGCATGGGGCCGGACGGATATCTCTATATCCTGACGGACGAGGATAATGGCCAGCTGGTCAGGCTTCGGGAACCTTGA
- a CDS encoding class I SAM-dependent methyltransferase, with protein sequence MYKERIVQSLCRAMSSSPALVPLLTRSWGDYTLLDTGGGEKLEQYGPVRVIRPEPQAMWPRNSPDTEWARAQAVFRTQKLDDEDTEGRWQKNGAVPDTWPLSCGGVTFHGRLTAFRHVGFFPEQGVHWDWMTPLIRQAGRPVKLLNLFAYTGVASLIAAKAGAQVTHLDASKKTVTYARENAALAGLEQAPVRWIVEDARKFVAREVRRGNTYDAIILDPPKYGRGTENEVWHLLQDLPGLLADCAKLLSPSPLFFILTAYNARLSALTLESLLRPLLPSGTYESGELLLSDPAGRMISTALFSRVRF encoded by the coding sequence GTGTATAAGGAACGCATCGTCCAGAGCCTGTGTCGTGCCATGTCTTCCAGTCCCGCCCTTGTTCCCCTTTTGACCCGGTCCTGGGGCGATTATACGTTGCTGGACACGGGCGGCGGGGAAAAGCTGGAACAGTACGGCCCTGTGCGGGTGATCCGGCCGGAACCCCAGGCCATGTGGCCACGCAACTCGCCTGATACAGAATGGGCCCGGGCACAGGCCGTGTTCCGCACCCAGAAACTGGACGACGAGGATACCGAAGGCCGCTGGCAAAAGAACGGCGCAGTACCGGATACCTGGCCCCTGTCCTGTGGCGGGGTCACGTTCCACGGCCGCCTGACAGCCTTTCGCCATGTGGGATTTTTCCCCGAACAGGGTGTGCACTGGGACTGGATGACACCGTTGATCCGGCAGGCGGGGCGGCCTGTGAAATTACTTAATTTGTTCGCCTACACAGGCGTTGCGTCGCTGATCGCCGCAAAGGCCGGGGCCCAGGTGACCCACCTGGATGCCTCGAAAAAGACCGTGACATACGCGCGGGAAAATGCGGCGCTGGCGGGCCTGGAGCAGGCCCCTGTCCGCTGGATCGTGGAGGACGCCCGCAAGTTCGTGGCGCGCGAGGTGCGCCGGGGCAATACCTATGACGCCATTATCCTCGACCCACCCAAGTACGGCCGCGGGACGGAGAACGAGGTCTGGCACCTGTTGCAGGACCTGCCGGGCCTGCTGGCCGATTGCGCAAAACTGCTCTCACCCAGTCCGCTGTTTTTTATTCTGACCGCCTATAACGCGCGCCTGTCGGCTCTGACCCTGGAAAGCCTCCTGCGCCCTCTCTTGCCCTCCGGCACATACGAAAGCGGCGAACTCCTCCTGTCAGATCCCGCTGGCCGGATGATTTCTACGGCCCTGTTTTCCCGGGTGAGGTTTTAA
- a CDS encoding RNA methyltransferase: MTSIRPITSAQNPALKFVRSLEMKKYRDEHKAFVVEGLRHVLEGLACGWILKILFCTEGEKGGPPFQQALREAQKQRTEIYSLPPDLMQKLTHRDNAQGIVGVFEQKQVALEDIEVMPHSPWVALESIKDLGNLGTIIRTLDSVGPHCGIILAGNTCDPYSLECVRASMGSLFSIPVVKTSEESFFTWARNFKGRMVGTHLKATMDYRAIPDPDRPTILLMGNEQSGLPDRYLPLCTSAVKIPMRGRADSLNLSIATGVMLYELVRNIPQK; encoded by the coding sequence ATGACCTCCATCCGCCCCATTACATCCGCCCAGAACCCGGCGCTCAAATTTGTCCGGTCCCTGGAGATGAAAAAGTACCGCGACGAGCACAAGGCCTTCGTGGTGGAAGGCCTGCGCCATGTGCTGGAGGGCCTGGCGTGCGGCTGGATCTTGAAAATACTGTTCTGCACGGAAGGCGAGAAAGGCGGCCCACCGTTTCAGCAGGCCTTGCGGGAGGCGCAAAAACAACGCACCGAAATTTACTCCCTGCCCCCTGATCTGATGCAAAAACTCACCCATCGCGATAATGCACAGGGTATTGTCGGGGTGTTTGAGCAGAAACAGGTTGCACTGGAAGATATCGAAGTCATGCCGCACTCCCCCTGGGTGGCGCTGGAGAGTATTAAAGATCTGGGCAATCTGGGCACCATCATCCGCACCCTGGACAGTGTTGGCCCGCACTGCGGCATTATTCTGGCCGGCAACACGTGCGACCCCTATTCGCTGGAGTGTGTGCGGGCCAGCATGGGATCTCTGTTCAGTATTCCCGTTGTCAAAACCAGTGAAGAAAGCTTTTTTACCTGGGCCCGGAATTTCAAAGGCCGCATGGTGGGCACGCACCTGAAAGCCACGATGGATTATCGCGCCATACCTGATCCCGACAGGCCCACCATTTTGCTGATGGGCAACGAGCAGTCCGGTCTTCCTGACCGTTATCTGCCCCTGTGTACCAGCGCGGTCAAAATCCCCATGCGCGGACGCGCGGACTCACTCAACCTGTCCATCGCCACAGGGGTGATGCTGTATGAACTGGTCAGGAATATTCCCCAAAAATAG
- a CDS encoding peptide chain release factor 3: MSTLAPHITRRRTFAIIAHPDAGKTTLTEKLLLFGGAIQLAGAVKARGEQRRARSDWMKVERERGISVTASVMNFDYADRTFNLVDTPGHQDFSEDTYRTLTAVDSAVMVIDGAKGIEAQTRKLFEVCRLRDIPIITFINKMDREARDPFTLMDQIEQELQLEVTPASWPIGSGQDFRGCYDVLRDRLMLMDKKQGDRATEGIQCKGLDDPKIDELLPEHQAAKLREDIAMVRELCPPFNHDTYMEGHQTPVFFGSAINNFGVRELLLGLAEYAPSPRPQKADKRTVKPDENKVTGFVFKVQANMDPNHRDRIAFVRLCSGHFRRGAKLKHIRSDKTMAVNNAVLFLARDRELAEDAFPGDIMGIPNHGTLRIGDTLTEGEDLRFTGVPSFAPEILQKVRLDDPLKAKHLRKALEHFAEEGASQVFKPLIGSDWVVGVVGPLQFEVLAARIEAEYGLAARFEQAGVEAARWVQCGDPVKLKAFIDANRGSLAEDHDGVLVFLARNAWHLNRTQEDHPAVKFLKTREQHHVGEKA; encoded by the coding sequence ATGAGCACACTTGCCCCCCACATCACCCGCCGGCGGACATTCGCCATCATCGCCCACCCCGACGCGGGCAAGACCACGCTGACCGAAAAGCTGTTGCTGTTCGGCGGGGCGATCCAGCTGGCCGGGGCCGTGAAGGCGAGGGGGGAGCAGCGCCGTGCCCGGTCCGACTGGATGAAAGTGGAGCGGGAGAGGGGCATTTCCGTCACCGCCTCGGTCATGAATTTTGACTATGCGGACCGTACGTTCAACCTGGTCGATACCCCCGGCCACCAGGACTTTTCCGAGGACACCTACCGTACCCTCACGGCTGTGGACAGTGCGGTCATGGTCATCGACGGCGCCAAGGGGATCGAGGCGCAGACCCGCAAGTTGTTCGAGGTTTGCCGCCTGCGCGACATTCCCATCATTACGTTTATCAACAAGATGGACCGCGAGGCCCGCGACCCCTTTACCCTGATGGACCAGATCGAGCAGGAACTGCAGCTGGAGGTAACTCCGGCATCCTGGCCCATCGGGTCGGGGCAGGATTTTCGCGGCTGTTACGATGTATTGCGCGACCGCCTGATGCTGATGGACAAAAAGCAGGGCGACCGGGCGACCGAGGGTATTCAGTGCAAGGGCCTGGACGATCCGAAAATCGACGAATTGCTGCCCGAACATCAGGCCGCCAAACTGCGCGAAGATATCGCCATGGTGCGCGAGTTATGCCCGCCGTTCAATCACGATACCTATATGGAAGGCCACCAGACGCCCGTGTTTTTCGGCAGCGCCATCAACAATTTCGGCGTGCGGGAGTTATTATTGGGATTAGCAGAATACGCGCCGTCGCCGCGCCCGCAGAAGGCTGACAAACGCACGGTGAAGCCCGACGAGAACAAGGTCACCGGCTTTGTGTTCAAGGTGCAGGCGAACATGGACCCCAACCACCGCGACCGCATCGCCTTTGTGCGCCTGTGCTCGGGCCATTTCAGACGCGGCGCAAAACTGAAACATATCCGCAGCGACAAGACGATGGCGGTGAACAATGCCGTGCTGTTCCTGGCGCGCGACCGCGAGCTGGCCGAGGATGCCTTTCCGGGCGATATCATGGGCATTCCCAACCATGGGACGTTGCGTATCGGCGATACGCTGACGGAGGGCGAGGATTTGCGTTTTACAGGTGTGCCCAGCTTTGCGCCGGAAATTCTCCAGAAAGTGCGCCTGGACGACCCCCTGAAAGCCAAGCACCTGCGCAAGGCGCTGGAGCACTTTGCGGAAGAAGGCGCCAGCCAGGTGTTCAAGCCATTGATCGGCAGCGACTGGGTGGTGGGCGTGGTCGGCCCGCTGCAGTTCGAGGTTCTGGCCGCGCGGATCGAGGCGGAATATGGCCTGGCTGCACGCTTTGAACAGGCGGGGGTGGAGGCAGCACGCTGGGTCCAGTGTGGCGACCCGGTGAAGCTGAAGGCCTTCATCGACGCCAACCGCGGCAGTCTGGCCGAGGACCACGACGGTGTGCTGGTCTTCCTGGCCCGCAACGCCTGGCACCTGAACCGCACCCAGGAAGACCATCCGGCGGTGAAATTCCTGAAAACGCGCGAACAGCATCATGTCGGAGAAAAAGCGTAA
- a CDS encoding TerC family protein produces the protein MLFSLLTMDFLSKPLWMWLGFLVLVLLLLVFDLGVLNRKDHVIGVRESLGLSLFYITLGLIFGGWVWFSLGHQKGVEYLTGFVVEKTLAMDNVFVIAMIFGYFAIPRMYQHRVLVWGILGVIVLRGIMIGLGAALINQFAWILYVFGAFLVFTGVKMMWLADRPSADIGQNPVLRLMRRLFHVTDDLHGPDFFARQPHPVTGKSLLCVTPLFLALVLIEMADVIFAVDSVPAIFAITTDPYIVYTSNIFAVLGLRALYFALAAMISRFHYLKYALAVVLVFIGGKILVADMMGWQKFPASLSLAITFAILAGGIVYSLMKTRNRPAG, from the coding sequence ATGCTTTTTTCCCTGCTGACCATGGATTTCCTGTCCAAACCCCTGTGGATGTGGCTGGGGTTTCTGGTCCTTGTCCTGCTGCTGCTGGTCTTTGATCTGGGCGTGCTCAACCGCAAGGACCATGTGATCGGGGTGCGGGAAAGCCTGGGCCTGTCCCTGTTCTATATCACCCTGGGCCTGATATTCGGGGGCTGGGTCTGGTTCAGCCTGGGCCACCAGAAAGGGGTCGAATATCTGACCGGTTTTGTGGTGGAAAAAACCCTGGCCATGGACAACGTGTTCGTGATTGCCATGATCTTCGGTTATTTTGCCATTCCCCGCATGTATCAGCACCGTGTCCTGGTGTGGGGCATCCTGGGCGTGATTGTGTTGCGCGGCATTATGATTGGCCTGGGGGCAGCGCTGATCAATCAGTTTGCCTGGATCCTCTATGTGTTCGGAGCATTTCTGGTTTTCACCGGCGTGAAAATGATGTGGCTGGCGGACAGGCCGTCTGCCGACATCGGACAGAATCCCGTCCTGCGGCTGATGCGGCGGTTGTTTCACGTCACGGATGACCTGCATGGCCCGGACTTTTTTGCGCGCCAGCCACATCCGGTGACGGGAAAAAGCCTGCTGTGCGTAACGCCGCTGTTTCTGGCGCTGGTGCTGATCGAGATGGCGGACGTGATCTTTGCCGTAGACAGCGTGCCTGCCATTTTCGCCATCACTACCGATCCCTATATTGTCTACACCAGCAATATCTTTGCCGTGCTGGGCCTGCGCGCCCTGTACTTTGCCCTGGCGGCCATGATCAGCCGCTTCCATTACCTGAAATACGCCCTGGCCGTAGTGCTGGTGTTCATTGGCGGCAAGATCCTGGTGGCCGACATGATGGGCTGGCAGAAATTTCCCGCCAGCCTGTCCCTGGCCATTACCTTTGCCATCTTGGCCGGCGGTATCGTGTATTCATTGATGAAGACACGGAACAGACCGGCCGGATAA
- a CDS encoding peptidoglycan-binding protein, producing the protein MEKIRTGTVLVLAGALALAGCGSDTESRAATGGATGVVAGALVGGPVGAVVGGGIGATGGAVMDEGVDTKADRVINGDQTSERQYSTSSRTGYRDDYTSSARSPEDKGIDWKSRGTASEERMNRSQIMEVQRALKSAGYDPGPVDGVLGPRTRSALQEFQRNGGLDVTGRLDQETLSALDVDVDAQNDW; encoded by the coding sequence ATGGAAAAAATACGAACAGGAACGGTTCTGGTGCTGGCTGGTGCGCTGGCTCTGGCCGGATGTGGCTCGGACACGGAAAGCCGGGCGGCAACAGGGGGAGCCACGGGAGTGGTCGCGGGCGCCCTTGTCGGCGGGCCCGTCGGCGCTGTTGTGGGTGGTGGTATTGGTGCCACCGGTGGTGCGGTGATGGATGAAGGCGTTGATACAAAGGCAGACAGGGTTATCAACGGGGACCAGACCAGTGAAAGGCAGTACAGTACTTCTTCCCGCACCGGCTACAGGGATGACTATACGTCGTCAGCCCGATCTCCGGAAGACAAGGGTATTGACTGGAAATCAAGGGGTACTGCCAGTGAGGAACGTATGAACCGGTCGCAGATCATGGAGGTCCAGCGCGCCCTGAAGAGTGCCGGCTATGATCCCGGTCCTGTCGACGGAGTTCTGGGACCACGGACACGCAGCGCCCTGCAGGAATTCCAGCGCAATGGGGGCCTGGATGTAACAGGCCGGCTGGACCAGGAAACCCTGTCCGCCCTGGACGTTGATGTGGATGCACAGAACGACTGGTAA
- a CDS encoding peptidase M15D vanX D-ala-D-ala dipeptidase has translation MTSPFGALQALREKPLPPWQPLMDKRHGYRSWPLSLDDSRNQEPLVKASDFGLAGETFYHSVHNPPYYTSVPGAPPWPYLRRGIIDRLLDIQNRLAEAGLELWIYDGWRPTAVQAFFYHTWMPAEVRRRHPDFSGARVMEEVGDYWARPADGPLSPSPHLTGGALDCELRWKNSKRPLWFGSIFDDATALSHTPHFEADRQVMAFSDEEARANRRLLYWLMTGAGFVNNPTEWWHFSYGDQMWAKFRDEPFAFYGAVSLP, from the coding sequence ATGACTTCCCCTTTTGGTGCTTTGCAGGCTCTGCGCGAAAAGCCCCTTCCGCCCTGGCAGCCCCTCATGGACAAAAGGCATGGCTATCGCAGCTGGCCCCTGAGCCTAGACGATTCCCGGAACCAGGAGCCTTTGGTCAAGGCCAGTGACTTTGGTCTGGCGGGAGAAACCTTCTACCACTCGGTCCACAATCCGCCCTATTACACGTCCGTTCCCGGCGCACCGCCCTGGCCGTATTTGCGCCGCGGGATCATTGACCGCCTTCTGGATATCCAGAACCGTCTGGCCGAAGCCGGGCTGGAGCTGTGGATCTATGACGGGTGGCGGCCTACCGCCGTCCAGGCCTTTTTCTACCACACCTGGATGCCGGCCGAGGTCCGTCGCCGCCATCCGGACTTCTCCGGGGCCCGGGTTATGGAAGAAGTCGGGGACTACTGGGCCCGCCCTGCGGATGGTCCTCTGTCCCCTTCCCCCCATCTGACAGGCGGAGCCCTGGACTGCGAGCTGCGCTGGAAGAACAGCAAACGCCCCCTGTGGTTCGGATCCATTTTTGATGATGCGACGGCCCTGTCCCACACACCCCATTTCGAGGCGGACCGCCAGGTCATGGCCTTTTCGGACGAGGAAGCCCGCGCCAACCGCCGTCTGCTGTACTGGCTGATGACTGGCGCCGGGTTCGTCAACAACCCAACAGAATGGTGGCACTTCAGTTACGGCGACCAGATGTGGGCCAAATTCCGGGACGAACCCTTTGCCTTTTATGGGGCCGTTTCACTGCCCTGA
- the apbC gene encoding iron-sulfur cluster carrier protein ApbC: MARATEADILRALEGVMDPDRGQNIVSLGMVSDIHAEGNTISFVLEADPARGPALEGLRQAAEKAVLALPGTGKVTAVLTAHRPAPTPPQARRAPQQPSPVPGIAKIIAVASGKGGVGKSTTAVNLALALAAQGLKVGLMDADIHGPSIPVMMGTEGTPALAGPKIMEPLQRHGLKLMSMGFLVPQDSAMVWRGPMVMGAVRQMLRQVAWGTLDILVVDMPPGTGDAQLTLVQEVPLAGAVIVSTPQDIALLDARRGVAMFRKTGVPVLGLVENMSFFCCPNCGHSTPVFSHGGAKAEAEKQGIPFLGEIPLDPLIRETSDQGEPVTVSRPDSSQARIYADIAEKIRTALQETR, from the coding sequence GTGGCCAGAGCGACAGAAGCAGACATTCTCCGCGCCCTTGAAGGCGTCATGGATCCGGACCGGGGCCAGAACATTGTCAGCCTGGGGATGGTGTCGGATATCCACGCGGAAGGAAATACCATCTCTTTTGTTCTGGAAGCGGACCCGGCCCGTGGACCCGCCCTCGAGGGCCTGCGCCAGGCTGCGGAAAAAGCTGTCCTGGCCCTGCCGGGTACAGGAAAAGTCACAGCCGTCCTGACTGCCCATCGCCCGGCGCCCACACCTCCCCAGGCCAGACGCGCACCGCAGCAACCATCGCCCGTTCCCGGCATTGCGAAAATTATCGCCGTCGCCTCGGGCAAGGGTGGCGTGGGCAAATCCACCACGGCCGTCAATCTGGCCCTGGCTCTTGCAGCGCAGGGTCTGAAGGTGGGCCTGATGGATGCAGACATCCATGGCCCGTCCATTCCCGTGATGATGGGTACAGAAGGCACCCCGGCACTGGCTGGCCCCAAAATCATGGAGCCGCTGCAGCGTCATGGGCTGAAGCTCATGTCCATGGGATTTCTGGTGCCGCAGGACAGCGCCATGGTCTGGCGCGGACCCATGGTTATGGGCGCAGTCCGCCAGATGCTGCGGCAGGTGGCCTGGGGTACGCTGGACATCCTGGTGGTGGACATGCCGCCGGGAACAGGCGACGCCCAGCTGACCCTGGTCCAGGAGGTTCCGCTGGCCGGCGCGGTTATCGTCTCCACACCCCAGGATATCGCTCTTCTGGATGCCCGGCGCGGCGTCGCCATGTTCCGGAAAACAGGCGTCCCTGTTCTGGGCCTGGTGGAGAACATGAGCTTTTTCTGCTGCCCGAACTGTGGTCACTCCACCCCGGTTTTCAGCCATGGCGGCGCGAAGGCCGAAGCGGAAAAACAGGGTATTCCCTTCCTGGGAGAAATCCCCCTGGATCCCCTGATCCGGGAAACTTCCGACCAGGGAGAGCCGGTGACGGTGTCGCGTCCGGACTCTTCCCAGGCCAGAATCTATGCGGATATTGCCGAAAAAATCCGGACAGCCTTGCAGGAGACACGTTGA
- the hflK gene encoding FtsH protease activity modulator HflK codes for MSWTGQGGGGPWGPPPDDGTEGQRKKPGPEKPRRGPAPPGLEDMIRKAGERLGGSFPFGHGGMGLLGLAVAAVMVLWLASGVYRVQADERAVELFLGKVHGAPVGPGLHYHWPWPFQSVYRVRTLFENQVVIGAGEEVRTREVFSGRMMPASNADDGLMLTGDKNIINIVFAVRWVISDPEKYLFRVRDPEDTVRKAAASAIREVVGQTRIDDILTGTGQAAASADSDTAQKISIDVRASLQGMLDSYGSGIQVTGVELKTAEVPREVVQAYLEVLNASQERERLRNEAESYRNSILPESRGQAERILQEAEAYRDRTVSLAKGEAQRYMSVYEAYTRSKDVTARRMYLETLESILRETPKVIIDDNALKGQGVLPWLPLDTLGTGQVPAMQQRH; via the coding sequence ATGTCATGGACAGGCCAGGGAGGAGGGGGGCCATGGGGCCCGCCGCCGGATGACGGTACAGAGGGCCAGAGAAAAAAGCCGGGCCCGGAAAAGCCCCGGCGCGGCCCTGCTCCACCCGGGCTGGAGGACATGATCCGCAAGGCCGGCGAGCGGCTGGGCGGATCCTTTCCCTTCGGCCATGGCGGCATGGGCCTTCTGGGACTGGCTGTCGCGGCTGTCATGGTCCTGTGGCTGGCCAGCGGTGTCTATCGGGTCCAGGCGGATGAAAGGGCTGTCGAGCTGTTCCTGGGCAAGGTGCATGGCGCGCCTGTGGGGCCCGGCCTGCATTATCACTGGCCCTGGCCGTTCCAGAGTGTCTACAGGGTCCGCACCCTGTTCGAAAACCAGGTTGTCATCGGGGCGGGAGAAGAGGTTCGCACCCGGGAGGTATTTTCGGGACGGATGATGCCGGCTTCCAATGCGGATGATGGCCTGATGCTGACGGGTGACAAGAACATCATCAACATCGTGTTTGCCGTGCGCTGGGTGATCAGCGACCCGGAAAAATACCTGTTCCGGGTCCGTGATCCGGAAGATACGGTGCGCAAGGCTGCGGCCAGCGCCATCCGCGAGGTGGTGGGCCAGACCCGGATTGACGACATTCTGACGGGAACAGGACAGGCTGCTGCGTCTGCTGACAGTGACACAGCCCAGAAAATATCCATAGATGTGCGCGCAAGTCTCCAGGGGATGCTGGACAGCTATGGGTCCGGTATCCAGGTGACCGGCGTAGAGCTGAAAACCGCCGAGGTTCCCCGGGAAGTAGTCCAGGCCTATCTGGAAGTACTGAACGCCAGCCAGGAGCGGGAGCGCCTGCGCAACGAGGCGGAAAGCTATCGCAACAGCATCCTGCCTGAATCCCGGGGCCAGGCCGAGCGTATCCTGCAGGAGGCCGAGGCCTATCGCGACAGGACAGTCAGCCTGGCGAAGGGCGAAGCCCAGCGATACATGTCGGTGTACGAGGCCTATACGCGCTCGAAGGATGTGACGGCCAGAAGGATGTACCTGGAAACCCTGGAAAGCATCCTGAGAGAGACACCGAAAGTTATTATTGACGATAACGCACTGAAGGGTCAGGGAGTCCTGCCCTGGCTTCCTCTGGACACTCTGGGTACAGGCCAGGTTCCGGCCATGCAGCAGCGCCACTGA
- the hflC gene encoding protease modulator HflC: MKTFAPLALVALLLAVIIASGSFFVVTPADQALVLQFGEIRRVATEPGVYVKIPMIQNVVYLDRRVLDFDPQAKPFILGDKTRLVVDTFTRYRITDPVLFYTSVGNEATLQARLENTVDGALREIFPAATLANLLSQDRVRVMKTIHDRVNADVKRFGIEVMDVRMRRADLPAENSGAVFARMKSEREREAAELRAQGQQQAQEIRSRADRERTGILSEAQGKAEVLRGDAERQAIDIVRDSYGRDPQFYAFYRSLQAYRNALTGSNTTLVLTPRSEFFRYLNELPSR; this comes from the coding sequence ATGAAAACTTTTGCCCCCCTTGCCCTTGTTGCCCTGCTTCTGGCCGTGATTATTGCCAGCGGGTCCTTCTTCGTTGTCACGCCGGCAGACCAGGCCCTGGTCCTGCAGTTCGGGGAAATCCGCCGTGTGGCCACTGAACCCGGCGTGTACGTCAAGATCCCCATGATCCAGAATGTGGTCTATCTGGACAGGCGGGTTCTGGATTTTGACCCCCAGGCCAAGCCGTTCATCCTGGGCGACAAGACCCGGCTGGTGGTGGATACCTTTACCCGCTACCGGATTACGGATCCGGTCCTGTTCTATACGTCTGTAGGCAACGAGGCCACGCTGCAGGCCCGTCTCGAGAACACGGTGGACGGGGCGCTGAGAGAAATTTTTCCGGCCGCGACCCTGGCCAACCTGCTTTCCCAGGACCGGGTGCGGGTCATGAAAACCATCCATGACCGGGTCAATGCCGATGTAAAGCGTTTTGGCATCGAGGTTATGGACGTGCGCATGCGCCGCGCCGATCTGCCTGCGGAAAACAGCGGAGCTGTCTTTGCCCGCATGAAATCGGAGCGGGAGCGTGAAGCGGCGGAGCTGCGCGCCCAGGGACAGCAGCAGGCCCAGGAAATCCGCTCACGTGCTGACCGCGAAAGAACCGGTATCCTGTCTGAAGCCCAGGGAAAGGCTGAAGTCCTGCGGGGCGATGCCGAGCGCCAGGCCATCGATATTGTGCGGGATTCCTATGGCAGGGATCCCCAGTTCTATGCCTTCTACCGCAGCCTGCAGGCCTACAGGAATGCCCTGACAGGCAGCAACACAACCCTTGTCCTGACGCCGCGCAGTGAATTTTTCCGCTATCTAAACGAACTGCCTTCTCGATAA